The Pseudomonas sp. SCB32 DNA window CCTTGGGCCGTACCGTCCCGGACCCAATGCACTGGAAGAATTCATCGCCGCTGGCCAGCCCAAGCCTGTGGTCGGCCCGGCGGTGGCGCCGGAAGCGAGCCGCAGACCGGGCCCCCTGCAGGTGGCTCACACCACGGTTCGCTATCTGCTGGAGTGGTATCGCCTGGTCTGGCGCGACCTCATGCCCGCGCCGCTCAGTGGCGCACTGGCTACCGTCAAGCGCTGGGTCCGTCCGGCCAGACCGCTACCCGCCGGCCTGCCGGTGGAGTCGGTTCCAGCCGCCAGTCCTGATCCGGTGGAGACCGGTTGGTGGGTTCCCGCAAGCCATGAGCTAGTGCTCGACGGGGTGGTCTTCACCTCGATCCTGAATCCCTACGATGGCCGCAAGAACTGGACCGACATTCTCACGGCGTTCTGCACCGCGTTCCGCGATGAACCCGATGCGACCCTGCTGTTCAAGCTGACGCACCAGGAATACCGCTCCGCCGTCGAGGCCATGCTGACCACCCTGGCGCGCCTGCCGGAATTTCGCTGCCGCATCGTGCTGGTGCATGGCTTCCTCGAACAGAGCGACTTCAACGCCTTCATCGAAGCCAGCGACTTCGTGGTCAACGCTTCCCACGGCGAGGGTCAGTGCCTGCCGCTGATGGAAATGCTGTCCTGCGGGATTCCCGCGCTGGCCCCGCGCAACTCGGCGATGCTGGACTACATGGATACCGAAGTCGGCTTCGTGGTGAACAGTTGGGAGGATGGCACCGCCTGGCCGCACGACCCGCGCCTGGCCTACCGCACCTGCCGCCATCAGTTGGACTGGGCGTCGCTGCGCGATGGCTATCTCGCCGCATATCGCTGCTACCTCGATGCGCCGGAGCGTTATCGCCAACTGTCGGCCAATGCCATTGAGCGCATGCGTGGTCATTGCTCCCAGGCTGTGGCTCGGCAGCGACTGTGTCAATTGCTGGGGATCGAGGAGGAGGCGTGCGTTTGAGCCGCGCCTGCCCTGAAGCGTTTCTGGCCGCAGGCGTTGCCGCGGCATACACCCGTCATAGCTGGAGCTGACATGCTGGAGTTCATCAAGGGCCTGGGCCGCAAGCCGGCGCCGGCCGCCGAGCCCGAACGCACCCCCGATCTGGTGGTCGCACCGGCCGAAAACCTGTCGACGCTCAAAGATACCTACTTGAGTGGCTGGTTCCACCAGGAGACCGATGAGCTGTTCGAGGGTTTCCCGATCAGTGCAGACGACTCGGTGCTCGACATCGGCTGTGGCGACGGACCCTTCGTGCAGTTCTGCGCCCAGCGCGGTGCGGAAGTCATCTTCGCGGATATCGACGCCGACAAGGTCGCTGGCGTCGAGCGCGCGCTGCAGGGCTCCAATGCCCGCGCGATGCTGCCGCTGGTGACCGATGCCAACCCCATTCCTTTGCCGGATGCGCGCGTCAACAAGGTCGTGGCGATGGAGGTCCTGGAGCATGTGGAGGATCCCGCGCAGTTCATGAGCGAGCTGGTCCGGGTCGGCAAGCCTGGCGCGCTCTACTTGATCACGGTGCCCGACCCGCTGGGCGAGAGCGTGCAAAAGGACCTGGCTCCGGACTCCTATTTCCAGCGCCCGAACCACATTCGCGTGTTCGAGCGCGAAGCCTTCGAACAACTGATCCGCGACGCCGGCCTGGTCATCGAGCGCCAGGCGCACTACGGCTTCTACTGGTCGGTGTGGTGGTTCTTCTTCTGGGCCTGCAAGCAGGACCTGTCGCCGCCGTGGCATCCGCTGCTGGATAGCTGGACGCGCACCTGGAACATGATGCTGGAGACCGAAGACGGGCCGCGCATCAAGAAGGCGCTGGACCGGGCGATGCCCAAGAGCCAGGCCATCATTGCGCGCAAGCCTGCTTGAGCCGGGAGCCAATTGGTGTGTCGCGGCTGATTCGTGCCCAATGGACGTCCGTGCATGCGGGCCGTGGACTGCCCGGAGCTGAGGCATGAGCAAGGGCCGGATCGCCGACATCGAGATTCTGCGGGGCTTTGCCGTGCTCTTCGTGGTGTTGCACCACGCCCACGGCAACCTGATTACCTGGGTCTCGCCGCGCTTCGACTACCTGACCGCGCACTTTTCCGGCGGTTTTGGCGTCGACCTGTTCCTGACGATTTCCGGTTTCGTCATTGCCCGTGACCTGCTGCCGCGCCTGGGCGCCGCAGCCGAACGGGGCGGGGCCTGGCGCTGCATCCTGGCGTTCTGGGTGCGACGCGCCTGGCGCTTGTTGCCCTCTGCCTGGCTTTGGCTGATGGTGGTGCTGGCAGCAGTGCTCTGGTTCAACGACTCCGGCGTGTTCGGCACCTGGCATGCCAACCTGGATGCGACCTACGCCGCACTGCTGCAGATCGCCAACTGGCGCTTTGTGGAAACCTTCATGCGCAGTGAATACGGGGCCAGTTTCGTGTACTGGAGCCTGTCGCTGGAGGAACAGTTCTATGTGCTGCTGCCCCTGTTGGCCCTGCTGTCGCGACGCTGGCTTCCTCATGTACTGGTCGCGCTGGTCCTGTACCAGCTCTTCGCTTCCCGCGGCCTGCTGATGGTGATGTTCCGCAGCGATGCGCTGATGCTTGGGGTGCTGCTGGCCATCTGGAGCCGGACGCCACTCTACGCCCGCCTGCGCGTTGCCTTGCCGACCCGGCTGAGGGTCGGCCCCCTGCTGTTGGCGGGGCTGAGCCTGCTGATGGGCGCATTTTGGGCGGACCTCATCAATGTTGGCGTCTACAAGTTCAGCCTGGTGGCACTGGGGGCCAGCGCACTGGTGTGGGTCGCGTCCTATGACGCCGACGTGTTGCTCCCCAAGGGCGTGGTGCGGCGCCTGATGATCTGGGTCGGATCACGTTCCTACGCCATCTACCTGATCCACGTCCCGGCTTTCTTCGCAGTCCGGGAGGCGTTTGCGCGCCTGTACCCGTCGGTGACTGCCGATGAGCGTTATTTCTACCCCTTTGTGCTGTGCGCAACGGCGTTGATCGTGCTCCTCAGTGAGTTGAATTTCCGCCTGGTGGAAACGCCTCTGCGGCGCAAGGGTGTGCTCGTGTCCCGGCGCCTGGCCGGGGAGCCGGCATTGCCGGTAATGGTCGATTCCCGGGTTGGCGGCTGAGGAACGGAGAGTGATGCGAATGATGTTTGTCCACGCGGCGACCCGAATGTCGCCTCCAAGGGCCGGAGAGGGAAGCGCATGAGTCAGGGCAAGAACCTGGAGATCGAGTATCTGCGGGGAGCCGCCATCGGCCTGACCCTGCTCTGCCATGTACCGGTGCTGCTGCCGTACTACGAGGCGTTCTTCCTCAAGTTCTTTGGCGTTTACATGCCCTGGACCGGTGTGGATCTGTTCTTCTGCATCTCCGGCTATGTGGTGAGCAAGAGTTACCTGGATTACTTCGACCGGCATCGTCAGCAGGGCCATTTTGCCATCGCCGCGCAGAGCTTCTGGTTGCGCCGGGTCTATCGTCTGCTGCCGACGGCCTGGCTGTGGGTGCTGATCCCGTTGGGCCTGTCAGTGGTGTTCAACCAGAGCGGTGCCTTCGGCTCCTGGTTCGATAACCTGCGCAGCTTCACCGCAGTGGCGACCTTCAGCGCCAACCTGGCCAACCAGTATGGGAATCTGTTGGGCCCCAACAGCGTGTACTGGAGTCTGGCCCTGGAGGAACAGTTCTACTTCATCTTCCCGTTGTTCCTGCTGTGCGTGACGGCCTACCGCTGGCGGGTGGGCCTCCTGCTGGGGCTGATCGCCCTGCAGTTCGGTCTGGATCGCAACATGTTCGGCACGCCCACCAGCGCGCTCCTCAACTCCTTCCGCCTGGACGCCATGATGTGGGGTGTGCTGCTCTGCCTGGCCGGCCGCACCCCGCTGCTGCGCCAGTTCGAACCGACCTTCCTGGGCGATAGCGTCTGGCTTCGGCTGGCCTTGCCGCTGATGCTGTTCTACCTGCTGGGAGCGATCCCCGCACAGTTGATCGCGATGCCGGTGGCGGTGGGCCTGGTGGCCATCGTCTCGCTGGTACTGGTGTGGATCGCCAGCTACCAGAAGGGCTATCTGTATTGCCCGGCACCGCTCTCCAGGCTGCTGCTTTGGCTGGGGTCGCGCTCCTATGCGCTTTATGTGATCCATGTGTGCGCCTACCACTTCAGTCGCGAGCTGTGGCATCGCTATGCCGCGGCGCAGGGTGTGACGCTGGACGCATCCTTCACTGTGGAACTGGTGGTGACCGCGCTGCTGTTCGCTGTAATCGCCGCCGAATTGAATTACCGTTTCATCGAGCAGCCTCTGCGTCGAAAAGGCGCCGAGATCGCTCGCCGACGTCTGCAGCGCTTCACTTCGGAGTCTCCGGCTGCCGTTTCCGGCGCTGCTCCGGCAGTGGATTCGGCGTTGGCGGCGGGCTATCGGCAGGCCGAGTAGGTAGCGCTCTGTCCGGCTGACTAACCGGTCAGCCGTTACCGGTTTCTTTGCTGCAGAACAATTGGAGACACTGGTTGCCGGATGGACGGCTTCCCACTCTGGTGGCACCGCGGTGATGTTGCGTCAGCAGTGGAGCTTCACCTGGTCGTGGCGCATGATGGCGCCACGCCCGTTCAACCCCGTGACTGTGGGCCGCATGGCAACGGGTGCGTGTCCGGCAATGCATTCATACCCCCCGTATCGAGGTGGGGGCTATTGAGATTTCCCGTGATTTCCTCAATGTCCGGGATCTGCCGGTAGCCCTGGCGTTTGGGCGTGTGGAAAAGCGAGGTTTCCGTGGCCAGCCATGCCGGGCTGCCACGGGAAACAGGATGGTAGCCAGCGATCAGCCAGGACCCTGTACCCAGGGATATTCTGGCGGACCGGGATGTCAGGGTAATGCAGGAGTAAATCTGTGGGTTTGCGGCGAGGGTTTGGATATCCCTGCCCGGCGACTGCCAATCGCCAGAGAGTTCGGACGCTGCAACGTCACGAGCCTGCGCCGACCCGACTGTAATGTCGCTTTACCCGGAGACTGTGGATGGCTTGACCTGCCGGCATCGGCAAAATCCGGAAGAACTAGAATTAGCTCGTAGGCCACGTGACCACGAGACATCACGGATGCTAGAAGAATGACAAAAAGTGCATTGATCACCGGTATTACGGGTCAGGACGGTGCTTATCTCGCCAGGCTCTTGCTGGATAAGGGCTATCGGGTACACGGGCTCGTCGCCCGCCGCAGTTCCGATACGCGGTGGCGTTTGCGCGAGCTGGGTATCGAGTCTGACGTGGTCTATCTCGAAGGCGACCTGGCGGATGCCTGTTCCGTTCAGCGCGCGGTCATCAGGGCCATGCCCGACGAGCTGTACAACCTGGGTGCGCAAAGCTTTGTCGGCAGCTCCTGGGATCAGCCCGTCACCACCGGTGTCGTCGATGGCCTGGGGGTGACCCATCTGCTGGAAGCCGTTCGCCAATTCAGCCCGCAAACACGCTTCTACCAAGCCTCCACCAGTGAAATGTTCGGCCTGATCCAGGCCGAGCGGCAGGACGAAGATACCCCCTTCTATCCGCGCAGCCCCTACGGCGTGGCTAAGCTCTACGGTCACTGGATGACGGTGAACTACCGCGAGAGTTTCAAGCTGCACGCCTCCAGCGGCATCCTTTTCAACCACGAGTCCCCGCTGCGCGGTATCGAGTTCGTGACGCGCAAGGTCACCGATGCGGTAGCTCGTATCAAGCTCGGCAAGCAGAGCGAGCTGCGCCTGGGCAACATTGACGCCAGGCGCGACTGGGGCTTCGCCGGTGATTATGTGGAAGCCATGTGGCTGATGCTGCAGCAGGACCGACCGGACGATTATGTGGTAGCCACTGGCGTGACCACCACCGTACGCGAGATGTGCCGAATCGCCTTCGATCGTGTCGGCCTGCAATACCAGGACTACGTGGTGATCGATCCCGCCTTCTTCCGCCCCGCGGAAGTGGATGTACTGCTGGGCAATCCGGCGAAGGCCGGGCGCGTCTTGGGCTGGCGCCCGAAGACCAGCCTGGAATCGCTTATTCACATGATGGTCGATGCCGATTTGCGTCGTGTCGACAAGGAGTAAGCCATGCTCATTCCAGTCATTCTTTCAGGTGGTGCCGGTACGCGGTTGTGGCCGGTTTCCCGCGAAGGTCAACCCAAGCCCTTCATGACCATGCCTGATGGGCAGTCCCTGCTGAACAAGACCTATCGGCGCGCGGCCGGCCTGCTGGCGGACGATGGCAGCATCGTCACGGTGACCAACCGTGACTACTACTTCCAGAGCAAGGACCATTTCCAGGCGGCCAAGCTGCGCCAGCGCGGCCACTTCATCCTCGAGCCCACCGGGCGCAACACGGCGCCGGCGATCGCCGTCGCCGCGCTGGCGCTGCGTGCGCTGCACGGCGATGACGTGACCATGGTGGTGATGCCCGCGGACCATCTGATCCGCGATGTCGAGTCGTTTACCCGCGCGGTGGGGCATGCCGCCGAACTGGCTGCCCAGGGGCGCCTGGTGACCTTCGGCGTGGTGCCTGCCACGCCGGAAACCGGCTTCGGCTACATTGAGACCGGGGATGTGCTGGACACCAGCGGCGGCAGTACGGTGAAGCGCTTCGTTGAGAAGCCCGATCTGGATACCGCCAAGCAGTTCCTCAAGGCTGGCACCTTCCTGTGGAATTCGGGGATGTTCTGCTTCACCGTCGGCACCCTCATCCGCGAGCTGGAAAAACATGCGCCGCAGCTGCTGGCGCAGGCCGCTGACTGCCAACAGGCGAGCCAGCCGCAGGAGCTGGGCAATGTGCTCCAACAGGAGTTGCCGCACGAGCACTTCTGTGGCCTGGAGGACATCTCCATCGACTACGCGCTGATGGAGCGCTCCGACTGCGTCGCCGTCGTGCCGGCGGCCTTCGACTGGAGCGATATCGGCTCCTGGAGCGCCATGAGCGCCCTGGTCGAAGCCGACGGGGACAACAACCGATCCGCCGGCAACGCGATCTTTGTCGACAGCCGGGACAACTACGTGCAGAGCGAGGGCCGCCTCGTTGCCACCCTGGGCATCGAGGGCCTGATCGTGGTCGAGACCGCCGACGCCGTCCTGGTGGCGCGGGCCGATCGGGCCCAGGACGTGCGCATGGTGGTCAAGCAGCTCAAGGAAAGCGAGAACGAGGCCTATCGACTGCATCGGACCGTCAGCCGGCCCTGGGGTACCTACACGGTGCTGGAAGAGGGAGAGCGCTTCAAGATCAAGCGCATTGTGGTCAAGGCTGGGGCCGCCCTGTCGCTGCAGATGCATCATCATCGCAGCGAGCATTGGGTCGTCGTACAGGGCATGGCCAAAGTCACCAACGGCGAGATCGTTCGCCTGGTGAACAGTAACGAGTCCACCTACATTCCCGCGGGGCACCGTCATCGTCTGGAGAACCCCGGCGTGATCGATCTGGTGATGATCGAGGTGCAGAGCGGCGAGTATCTGGGGGAGGACGATATCGTCCGTTTCGAGGATATCTACGGCAGGGTTGTTTGATGTCGCTGAGCAGTTTGAGAAGTACCTGGCAGTATCGTGGTTTTATCGTGGGCAGTGTGCGTCGGGAGTTCGAGTCGCGTTATCGCGGGTCGTTGCTGGGTGCGGCGTGGACCATCCTCAATCCGCTGGCGATGATCCTGGTGTACACGGTGATCTTCTCCGAAGTGATGCGGGCACGTCTGCCTGGCGTGGACGACAAGATGGCGTACAGCGTGTTCCTGTGCGCAGGCCTGCTGACCTGGGGCTTGTTCTCCGAAGTGGTCAGCCGTTGCCTGAACATGTTCCTGGAAAACGCCAACCTGATGAAGAAACTGAGCTTCCCGCGCCTCTGCCTGCCGGTGGTGAGCGTGTGCAATGCCCTGCTCAATTTCGCCATCATCTTTGCCCTGTTCATTGGCTTCCTGCTCATCACCGGCCGCCTGCCCGGCGTGGCGTTGCTGGTGTTCCCCCTGCTGTTGGCGCTGCAACTGCTGTTCGCCGTCGGCCTGGGCATGCTGGTGGGTGTGCTGAACGTGTTCTTCCGCGACGTCGGGCAGCTGTTCGGGATCCTCCTGCAGTTCTGGTTCTGGTTTACCCCCATCGTCTATCCCCTGAGTCTGCTGCCGCCGCCCTTTGGCCGGTTGGTGCAGCTCAATCCGATGACTGGCCTGATGCAGGCCTACCAGAACCTGTTCCTTCAGGGCCAGCTGCCGCAGTTGACTCAACTGCTGCCGATCCTGGTTTGCGGCGTGCTGCTGTGCATGTTGGCGATGGCGTTGTACCGCGCGCGCGCGGGTGAAATGGTGGACGAACTCTGATGGGCCATATCCGAATCCAACAACTGGGCAAGGCCTATCGTCAGTACCCCAAGCGCTGGTCGCGTCTGCTCGAATGGACCACACCCGGCGGCAAGTCACGTCATCGACAACACTGGGTCCTGCAGAACATTTCCCTGGAGATCGAGCCGGGCGAGGCGGTGGGCATCGTTGGCTCCAATGGAGCGGGCAAGAGCACGCTGTTGAAGATCATCACCGGCACCACCCAACCCACCACGGGCACCTGCGAGGTGGGCGGCAAGGTCTCCGCACTGCTCGAGTTGGGCATGGGCTTCCACCCGGAGTTCACCGGCCGCCAGAACGTCTATATGGCCGCGCAACTCCTGGGCTTGCAGCGGGAGGAGATTGACGAACTGCTGCCGGAAATCGAAGCCTTTGCCGAAATTGGCGACGCCATCGACCAGCCGGTGCGTACCTACTCCAGTGGCATGCAGATGCGCCTGGCCTTCAGCGTCGCCACCGCCCGCCGCCCGGATGTGCTGATCATCGATGAAGCACTGTCGGTGGGTGACTCGTATTTCCAGCACAAGAGCTTCGAGCGCATTCGCAGCTTCCGCCGCGCCGGCACCACGCTGCTGATCGTCTCCCACGACCGTTTCTCCATCCAGTCCATCTGCGATCGCGCAGTGCTGCTGGAGTTCGGGCAAGTGGCGATGCAGGGTGACCCGGAGATGGTCATGGACTATTACCACGCGCGGATGGGGGAAGGGCTCAATCAGATCGTGCGCCAGGAAATGCTGGCCAATGGCAAGGCGCGGACCATATCCGGTACCGGCGAGGCTGAGATTGAATCGGTACGGCTGCTGGACAGCGGCGGCCGGGAGATCGATCTGGTCGAGGTTGGCCACGAGGTGGTGCTGGAGGTGGGCGTCCGGGTTTGCCGGGACCTCGAGCGGTTGGTGCTCGGCTTCATGCTCAAGGACCGCCTGGGACAGGCCATGTATGGCATCAATTCGCATCGCCTCAAGCAGGTTGAGACAGGGCTGAAGGCGGGGGATCGGCTGACGTTCCGCTATGCCTTCGCCATGCGCCTGGGCCCGGGAAACTATTCGGTATCCCTGAGCCTGTCGCGGCAGGACTCCCACCTGGACGGAAACTACGAATGGCGCGACTGCGCGATGATCTTCCATGTGGTCAACAGCACGCGGGAGAACTTCATCGGCTACTCATGGCTGGATGCGCGCGCGACTATCGAGCGCCAGACCAGTGATTCACGGACCGAAAGCAGTGGAGAGCCTCGTTGATGCGCTTGCTCGTCGAATGTACCTATGTCTTCGAACATCCCCATATGAACTCCGGCATCCAGCGCGTGGTGCGCAATGTCATCGGTCATCTGGAAAGCGTGAACAGCGATGCGGAATGCATTCCCGTGGTCTTCTTCCGCGGGCGCATGTACCGGGTGTTGCACCTGGCGCCGCCCCACGGCACGAAGGAGCCGTGGCATAGCCGCATGAAGACCGTCCTGGAGCGGATGCGCAATTACTACTGGCTGAAGCACTCGCGGCTGGAGCGGCGCTGGCCGATGAGCCACTCGCACAATGCCCGGCGCGCACTCTATGTGCTTGCCAAGCTGGCGGGCCTGGCAATCAGTGTGCCACTGCGGGCGGTCATGTACGCCTCGCGCAACTACGTAGTTCCCGATCGCATGGAACCGCTGGACGTATTGC harbors:
- a CDS encoding glycosyltransferase, with the translated sequence MRFLIYSEVNASNIATSLGRPEYSYYFVLKEFMPVLRQLGEIIVVQDPQREVDPLFHQALAEGERCVFLSFSPPHKTVRGLVCPTIPVFAWEFDTIPDETWHGQPEQDWRFVLKGLGRAVVHSNQTVRAIHRAVRDDFPVTSIPAPVWDRLEGLRQMLAQPRPANAEHRIKVPRGVVVDTRTLDLGPYRPGPNALEEFIAAGQPKPVVGPAVAPEASRRPGPLQVAHTTVRYLLEWYRLVWRDLMPAPLSGALATVKRWVRPARPLPAGLPVESVPAASPDPVETGWWVPASHELVLDGVVFTSILNPYDGRKNWTDILTAFCTAFRDEPDATLLFKLTHQEYRSAVEAMLTTLARLPEFRCRIVLVHGFLEQSDFNAFIEASDFVVNASHGEGQCLPLMEMLSCGIPALAPRNSAMLDYMDTEVGFVVNSWEDGTAWPHDPRLAYRTCRHQLDWASLRDGYLAAYRCYLDAPERYRQLSANAIERMRGHCSQAVARQRLCQLLGIEEEACV
- a CDS encoding bifunctional 2-polyprenyl-6-hydroxyphenol methylase/3-demethylubiquinol 3-O-methyltransferase UbiG; translated protein: MLEFIKGLGRKPAPAAEPERTPDLVVAPAENLSTLKDTYLSGWFHQETDELFEGFPISADDSVLDIGCGDGPFVQFCAQRGAEVIFADIDADKVAGVERALQGSNARAMLPLVTDANPIPLPDARVNKVVAMEVLEHVEDPAQFMSELVRVGKPGALYLITVPDPLGESVQKDLAPDSYFQRPNHIRVFEREAFEQLIRDAGLVIERQAHYGFYWSVWWFFFWACKQDLSPPWHPLLDSWTRTWNMMLETEDGPRIKKALDRAMPKSQAIIARKPA
- a CDS encoding acyltransferase, translated to MSKGRIADIEILRGFAVLFVVLHHAHGNLITWVSPRFDYLTAHFSGGFGVDLFLTISGFVIARDLLPRLGAAAERGGAWRCILAFWVRRAWRLLPSAWLWLMVVLAAVLWFNDSGVFGTWHANLDATYAALLQIANWRFVETFMRSEYGASFVYWSLSLEEQFYVLLPLLALLSRRWLPHVLVALVLYQLFASRGLLMVMFRSDALMLGVLLAIWSRTPLYARLRVALPTRLRVGPLLLAGLSLLMGAFWADLINVGVYKFSLVALGASALVWVASYDADVLLPKGVVRRLMIWVGSRSYAIYLIHVPAFFAVREAFARLYPSVTADERYFYPFVLCATALIVLLSELNFRLVETPLRRKGVLVSRRLAGEPALPVMVDSRVGG
- a CDS encoding acyltransferase, which translates into the protein MSQGKNLEIEYLRGAAIGLTLLCHVPVLLPYYEAFFLKFFGVYMPWTGVDLFFCISGYVVSKSYLDYFDRHRQQGHFAIAAQSFWLRRVYRLLPTAWLWVLIPLGLSVVFNQSGAFGSWFDNLRSFTAVATFSANLANQYGNLLGPNSVYWSLALEEQFYFIFPLFLLCVTAYRWRVGLLLGLIALQFGLDRNMFGTPTSALLNSFRLDAMMWGVLLCLAGRTPLLRQFEPTFLGDSVWLRLALPLMLFYLLGAIPAQLIAMPVAVGLVAIVSLVLVWIASYQKGYLYCPAPLSRLLLWLGSRSYALYVIHVCAYHFSRELWHRYAAAQGVTLDASFTVELVVTALLFAVIAAELNYRFIEQPLRRKGAEIARRRLQRFTSESPAAVSGAAPAVDSALAAGYRQAE
- a CDS encoding GDP-mannose 4,6-dehydratase, which encodes MTKSALITGITGQDGAYLARLLLDKGYRVHGLVARRSSDTRWRLRELGIESDVVYLEGDLADACSVQRAVIRAMPDELYNLGAQSFVGSSWDQPVTTGVVDGLGVTHLLEAVRQFSPQTRFYQASTSEMFGLIQAERQDEDTPFYPRSPYGVAKLYGHWMTVNYRESFKLHASSGILFNHESPLRGIEFVTRKVTDAVARIKLGKQSELRLGNIDARRDWGFAGDYVEAMWLMLQQDRPDDYVVATGVTTTVREMCRIAFDRVGLQYQDYVVIDPAFFRPAEVDVLLGNPAKAGRVLGWRPKTSLESLIHMMVDADLRRVDKE
- a CDS encoding mannose-1-phosphate guanylyltransferase/mannose-6-phosphate isomerase translates to MLIPVILSGGAGTRLWPVSREGQPKPFMTMPDGQSLLNKTYRRAAGLLADDGSIVTVTNRDYYFQSKDHFQAAKLRQRGHFILEPTGRNTAPAIAVAALALRALHGDDVTMVVMPADHLIRDVESFTRAVGHAAELAAQGRLVTFGVVPATPETGFGYIETGDVLDTSGGSTVKRFVEKPDLDTAKQFLKAGTFLWNSGMFCFTVGTLIRELEKHAPQLLAQAADCQQASQPQELGNVLQQELPHEHFCGLEDISIDYALMERSDCVAVVPAAFDWSDIGSWSAMSALVEADGDNNRSAGNAIFVDSRDNYVQSEGRLVATLGIEGLIVVETADAVLVARADRAQDVRMVVKQLKESENEAYRLHRTVSRPWGTYTVLEEGERFKIKRIVVKAGAALSLQMHHHRSEHWVVVQGMAKVTNGEIVRLVNSNESTYIPAGHRHRLENPGVIDLVMIEVQSGEYLGEDDIVRFEDIYGRVV
- a CDS encoding ABC transporter permease, translating into MSLSSLRSTWQYRGFIVGSVRREFESRYRGSLLGAAWTILNPLAMILVYTVIFSEVMRARLPGVDDKMAYSVFLCAGLLTWGLFSEVVSRCLNMFLENANLMKKLSFPRLCLPVVSVCNALLNFAIIFALFIGFLLITGRLPGVALLVFPLLLALQLLFAVGLGMLVGVLNVFFRDVGQLFGILLQFWFWFTPIVYPLSLLPPPFGRLVQLNPMTGLMQAYQNLFLQGQLPQLTQLLPILVCGVLLCMLAMALYRARAGEMVDEL
- a CDS encoding ABC transporter ATP-binding protein encodes the protein MGHIRIQQLGKAYRQYPKRWSRLLEWTTPGGKSRHRQHWVLQNISLEIEPGEAVGIVGSNGAGKSTLLKIITGTTQPTTGTCEVGGKVSALLELGMGFHPEFTGRQNVYMAAQLLGLQREEIDELLPEIEAFAEIGDAIDQPVRTYSSGMQMRLAFSVATARRPDVLIIDEALSVGDSYFQHKSFERIRSFRRAGTTLLIVSHDRFSIQSICDRAVLLEFGQVAMQGDPEMVMDYYHARMGEGLNQIVRQEMLANGKARTISGTGEAEIESVRLLDSGGREIDLVEVGHEVVLEVGVRVCRDLERLVLGFMLKDRLGQAMYGINSHRLKQVETGLKAGDRLTFRYAFAMRLGPGNYSVSLSLSRQDSHLDGNYEWRDCAMIFHVVNSTRENFIGYSWLDARATIERQTSDSRTESSGEPR